The Chelonoidis abingdonii isolate Lonesome George chromosome 11, CheloAbing_2.0, whole genome shotgun sequence genomic interval CCCGAGGGTCGCCCCAGAACGGGCCAGCTGCCAGCTGCCCCAGCGCAAAGCCTCGCAAAGGAACAGGCGCAGGCGTGAAACAGGAACCGGGTTTTATTATCTGACGCTCATTTTAATGTTTCTTGTTTGCAGCTGCCACCTGGAAGAGAGGAGGCGGATGAGAGCCGTGCTGGAGAAGTGGGGGCAGCCtaggtgcccccccacccctctccccaggaCAGGTTGTGGGGGTCACACGGCCACTTCGTGCAGAGCCCAGCAGGGAGTGAGCGAGGAATGGGGACGCTCAGCACTATGCGGCCGGGCCTGCTAGCCAGGGCATCAAAGGCAGCGGCTGGCTCTGTCCTGGCCGTGGGGCAGGAGAACGGCCCTTGCTACGCTGCCATGGGCTGAACCACACCCGCTTTCAGGGACCCTGAACGCACAGGCGGGGTCCCCGGGCCCTACCCACCACACAGGGGTGGGAACGCAGCCTTACCTGGCCAGCGATTCTGTCCAGATCTCTCTGTCCCTGGGGGGTGAGTTTGCGACCTCTGGAAGGAAACATGAAGGATAAAGAATCTGCCGCTGTGGACTAACGCTCTCCCAGCACCCCGGCCCCTGGAGCCGGCTCGGCTGCAGCCCATGCCCGCCACACAGCGTTCAGATCGGGCTCCAACGCCCGGCATACTCAGTGTAAACCCGACAGGCTGCTCCAAAACCTGCCTCCCCTCCCGACCAGCAGCCATGTCCGTCCTCATCATGAGCGGCTGGCCAGGCCCCTCAACACTCACCCGTCCTGATCCTTCTCCACCATTTTCAGCCCCTCCAGGGCCTGCAGCACCCGCCTGGCCACGCTCTTGGAGCCGCGGCTGAAGTGGCTCGGCATGACGCCGTTGCGCTGCCGGCCCCCGTAGATCTTGGTCATGGAGCCAACGCCGGCACCGCCGCGGAGGTACAGGTGCCGGGCTGTGGAAGCTGCAGAACCACAGGCAGAGCCCATTAGCCTGGTGCCCCAGTGGCTGCTTCCAAGCCAAAGCATTaaagccctctctcccccacccagccgCTCCGTGCAATCAACAtggcgggggagggaaggcaCCAGGGATCGGCCCAGCTGGGCTGCGACCAGGAGACTCATGGGGGTCAGGGCTCGGTTTGCTAGCTAGGAAGCCGGAGGTGCTGGAATCGCTGTGCAGGGCAGAGTTCCTCCCGCTGCCACCtgcttggggttccctgcatgACTCCCGCAGCCTGCGGGCTGGTGAAATCAGTGTACACCCCCAGGTGGTGAGCTAACCCCTCACTAACAAACCCAGGACAAAGGGGGCTGGGATCAGAGCCCGAACGTTTCTCTAGTTCAGCGCTGGAGGGTTTGGGGCGCAGGACGCGTTCGAAAGCCTCTTGCCAGCCAGATGAGGCTCCCAGCCAGGCAGGAAAGGCTGCGGCGCAGAGCTGAATTCAGAGCCCGTTCCTTTGCCCTATGCGGCGTGTTCACGAGCCAACCCAAGAGTCACAAACAAGCCCCAGTGCCCAGAGGGAGGAGCACCGCCCGAGGCCCTCAGACAGCGTCAGGAGACAGACAGAGGAACCGCAGCGGCCATGCCCACGGATCAGAGGCACAAGGCCATAGTCCCTCACTAGCAACGCAGGGTGATCGCGATTCGATcgtctcctcccacacccccagctcccagcaggagCGAACACAACACACTTTTCAGTGCCTGGCACTCAGATTCCGGGTTCAATAGGCGCTTGCTGGCTGAGGCGAGCGGCTGCCCTGCAGAACTGCCCCTCCCCAGGACACGCCACACAAGCCGAAGCCCCAAGACCACTTGCCAGCGCCACCCAGCGTGGGAGGGACGTGCGCTGTGACTCCCCAGCTCATTCGGGGTCACTGCTCTGCTGGTATGGGGGCAGACGTGCCCCTTGCTGctatgggcagggctgggattctTACCTGCTCTGGTATAGAACCAGTTCTCGTCGTACGGGGCCAACTCCTTGTGCTTGGCCAGCTTGACCGTATCCACCCACTCGGGCACCTTCAGCTTTCCTGACCTGGAACCAAACCAGGGACAAGTCAGCACCAGCTCCCGAGCAGCCTAGCCAGGGACAGCGGCGGGTAGCAGGCCCGCAGAGGAGACTTCCCAGGGCCCAAGGAGTGCAGGGACCCACAGAGACCAAAAggggcatttggggagaggaaacGTATCCTGGCCAGATGCACAGCCGCTGTCCCGACCGGCCCTCCCCCGAATGAGCCCCCGGAAAAGGGCAAACTCACTTCTTGAGAAAGGCCGCCAGGGCCCTGACGAACTCCTGCTGATTAACGTCTTTCACCGTGACCCCGGGCATCTGCAAGACAGGAGCGCCCTGCTCAGCGGGCCTGGGGCCGACCCGGCTGCGGCCGGACGgcagcaccggccctgctgggatgcaaagcggGAGCGAGCCGGGGACGGggcccagccccgcaccccccagCGGGGAGCGCCCTTCTCCGCCCAGCAAAGCGGGGCCCCTCGCCCCCGCCGCGCGCACGGCCGCAGGCGCTGCAGGAACCCAGGTGCCCGCGGAGCTGGGCCGGTTACAGCGGCACGAACCCGGGTTACGGGCTCAGCCCCGGCCACAGGCACCGCGCGCCACCCGGCTGCCCCCACCACGGGGGCCCCAGGTCCAGAGCCtgggccccccgcccccccctgcAAGCACGGCCCCGGGGCAGATCGGAGCCCCCCGAC includes:
- the RPS19 gene encoding small ribosomal subunit protein eS19 produces the protein MPGVTVKDVNQQEFVRALAAFLKKSGKLKVPEWVDTVKLAKHKELAPYDENWFYTRAASTARHLYLRGGAGVGSMTKIYGGRQRNGVMPSHFSRGSKSVARRVLQALEGLKMVEKDQDGGRKLTPQGQRDLDRIAGQVAAANKKH